The following are from one region of the Vitis riparia cultivar Riparia Gloire de Montpellier isolate 1030 chromosome 14, EGFV_Vit.rip_1.0, whole genome shotgun sequence genome:
- the LOC117930648 gene encoding glycine-rich protein DOT1-like: MVLVMAAVVHGENEGGAMTDGADHGLNEKKTEDVKQVQTIGSLFPGGGSTGPGMGVVIQPGIGGGSLPPFSRRPPGGGGIGPGYGGGTGAGLGGRTRPGNGGVTGPGLGRFGRRYGGGNGPRYGGGIGSGPGGGRPGTGPGSGYGGGGPGGYDYDPDYGSPGGSDYEPGYGSPGYGGPGDGFNGGDDPGYDGGGYGPGYGGRGNSHGRVFALEVKVEGGRILKSKGDDQVAHPQNFFAGFGTFPTPGLAAGVGFGPSGFCSFPGIGCVRVQPTNPGGSVGGGLPIP, translated from the exons ATGGTGCTAGTGATGGCTGCAGTGGTGCATGGTGAAAATGAGGGAGGTGCCATGACAGATGGAGCTGACCATGGGctcaatgaaaagaaaacagaagatGTAAAGCAAGTGCAAACAATTGGGTCTCTTTTTCCAGGTGGAGGCAGCACAGGGCCAGGCATGGGTGTTGTTATACAGCCAGGCATTGGTGGTGGAAGCCTACCACCCTTTAGCAGGAGACCACCCGGTGGAGGTGGAATTGGGCCTGGCTATGGTGGTGGAACCGGGGCAGGACTTGGGGGTAGAACTAGACCCGGGAATGGTGGTGTAACAGGGCCTGGACTTGGCAGATTTGGGCGCCGGTATGGTGGGGGAAATGGGCCTAGGTATGGCGGTGGAATTGGGTCTGGACCGGGCGGTGGCCGTCCTGGTACTGGGCCTGGATCCGGGTACGGGGGTGGAGGGCCAGGTGGATATGACTATGATCCTGATTATGGTAGCCCTGGCGGATCAGATTATGAACCCGGCTATGGTTCGCCGGGCTATGGTGGGCCTGGTGATGGGTTTAACGGTGGAGATGACCCGGGTTACGATGGAGGCGGGTATGGGCCGGGTTATGGAGGGAGAGGGAACTCACATGGCAGAG TTTTTGCATTGGAAGTTAAAGTTGAAGGAGGGAGGATTCTCAAGAGCAAGGGTGATGATCAGGTTGCCCACCCTCAAAACTTCTTTGCAGGGTTTGGCACCTTCCCAACTCCAGGCTTGGCTGCAGGCGTTGGGTTTGGCCCATCAGGGTTCTGCTCCTTCCCAGGGATCGGATGTGTCCGCGTCCAACCCACCAACCCTGGTGGATCTGTTGGTGGTGGCTTACCCATTCCATGA